The proteins below come from a single Vanessa atalanta chromosome 21, ilVanAtal1.2, whole genome shotgun sequence genomic window:
- the LOC125072494 gene encoding multidrug resistance protein homolog 49-like isoform X2, with protein sequence MKRNESSRSVTSRYSGRRGSQRPALTLSFRQNSLTISSLAQQSAFLTERALKEEGADPNSQTDAVSWFSLFRFAKPWEFVLLFLGVIFASLNGLFVPVGVIIYGEFTSLLIDRTVMNGTSTPTLTIAWFGGGRILTNASREENRQALIEDSQAFGIGCTVFSVLQFLVGVISVDLFNYAALKQIDRVKEKFLQAVLRQDITWYDLNTSMNFATKVSDDVEKYREGIGEKIPMLIYLVMSFVTAVIISCVYGWELTLVILSCAPIIIATTAIVAKVQSSLTSQELKAYSVAGVIAEEVLSSIRTVVAFGGEEKEIDRYQKRLDPAKKTGVKKGVYSGIGSGFMWLIIYATYALAFWYGVGLILDSRHEEEPVYTPAVLMIIFFSVLQGAQNVGLTAPHLEAIASARASAGAIFAVLDRKPTIDSLSTEGSKPVLEGDMELKNVYFRYPARPDVQVLNGLSLKINRNETVALVGASGSGKSTVLQLLQRMYDPDLGSVTASDNDLRDINVRHYRGHIAVVGQEPVLFAGSIKENIRMSNPTCTDEEIVIASKQAYCHGFIRHLPNGYDTMIGERGAQLSGGQKQRIAIARALVRKPKILILDEATSALDSQSEAKVQRALDAAAYGRTTIMVSHRLATVLNANRIVFIEKGEVVEEGTHEELLSLRGRYYQLVLENEPSIAPDGNTGAPKNAKMRRSKLQKMVSLDSMKSNSMEEEDSGSEDSVVLDEKEEKEFEPTTWQILKLCEPEKHLMAIGIIAAIAVGSSFPCFAILFGETYGLLESKDEDYVRGGTNIIAILFLLVGVYTGIGIFFQIFVFNITGVRLTARLRVAAFRAMLQQEIGWFDNPLNGVGALCARLASDAAAVQGATGTRIGALMQASATILIGIMVSMYYTWRMTLVSLISVPMVIIAVVLEGRVLAEGIATIREASNKATTIATEAITNIRTVSAFCGEEGALARYRAAGGGARRAARSSLRWRGAVFAFGQTAPVAGYALSLWYGGVLVADQQVPYKDVIKVSEALIFGAWMMGQALAFAPNFGAAVLAAGRVMTLLARRPLVESTHAPSVPDAYVADGKIHYKNINFRYPTRREVQVLRGLSLLIPCGKRVALVGPSGCGKSTLIQLLQRLYDPDDGHVYLDDHSIVGDMRLTTLRRNLSIVSQEPVLFDRTIAENIAYGDNTRNVPIEEIVIAAKAANVHSFIAALPDGYSTRIGQRASQLSGGQKQRIAIARALVRDPRVLLLDEATSALDTHSERVVQEALDRASEGRTCLIIAHRLATIQNADVICVIDQGVVAEMGTHKELIALKKIYARLYELQCGFVEESEENLENEENA encoded by the exons ATGAAACGCAATGAGTCGTCTAGAAGCGTCACGTCAAGGTACTCGGGTCGCCGAGGCTCGCAGCGGCCGGCGCTGACCCTCAGCTTCCGCCAGAATTCGCTTACCATCAGCTCGCTTGCTCAACAGTCTGCATTTCTAACAGAAAGAGCGCTTAAGGAAGAAGG agcgGATCCTAATAGTCAAACAGACGCAGTTTCTTGGTTTAGTCta TTTAGATTTGCTAAGCCATGGGAGTTCGTTCTGCTATTCCTGGGTGTGATATTCGCCTCGCTGAACGGTCTCTTCGTGCCCGTCGGCGTCATCATCTACGGCGAATTCACATCGCTGCTTATAGACCGGACCGTTATGAATGGAACTTCAACGCCAACGCTCACTATTGCGTGGTTTGGCGGGGGCAGGATACT TACAAACGCAAGCCGAGAAGAGAATCGTCAAGCCCTGATCGAAGACTCGCAGGCGTTTGGCATCGGTTGCACGGTGTTCTCCGTGCTGCAGTTCCTTGTGGGGGTCATCAGTGTCGATCTTTTTAATTATGCCGCACTTAAAcag ATCGACAgagtaaaagaaaaatttttacAAGCCGTACTGCGTCAGGATATCACGTGGTATGACCTGAACACTTCGATGAATTTCGCAACTAAAGTTTCAGA TGACGTGGAAAAATATCGCGAAGGGATCGGTGAGAAGATACCGATGCTGATCTATCTCGTGATGTCGTTTGTTACCGCGGTCATCATATCGTGCGTCTACGGCTGGGAGCTGACGCTCGTCATTCTCTCCTGTGCGCCGATCATTATCGCCACTACGGCTATCGTGGCTAAG GTTCAATCGTCGTTGACGTCACAAGAACTGAAGGCGTACAGCGTCGCCGGCGTCATCGCGGAGGAAGTTCTCTCTTCCATCCGAACCGTGGTCGCCTTTGGGGGGGAAGAAAAAGAGATTGATAG ATATCAAAAACGTCTCGATCCAGCTAAGAAAACCGGTGTAAAAAAGGGGGTGTATTCGGGTATAGGTAGTGGTTTTATGTGGCTTATTATCTACGCTACATACGCGTTGGCCTTTTGGTACGGTGTGGGTTTGATCTTGGATAGCCGGCACGAAGAAGAACCGGTGTACACTCCAGCTGTTCTGATGATT ATCTTCTTCAGCGTCCTCCAAGGCGCGCAGAACGTGGGGCTGACGGCGCCGCACCTCGAGGCCATCGCGAGCGCGCGCGCGTCGGCCGGCGCGATCTTCGCCGTGCTCGATCGGAAGCCCACTATAGACAGCTTGTCGACTGAAGGCAGTAAACCTGTACTGGAGGGTGATATGGAGCTCAAGAACGTGTATTTTAGATATCCAGCTCGACCTGACGTTCAG gtcTTAAACGGACTCAGTCTGAAGATAAATCGTAACGAGACGGTAGCACTTGTCGGTGCGAGTGGCAGCGGCAAGTCCACAGTACTGCAGCTCTTGCAAAGGATGTATGATCCAGACTTGGGATCCGTGACCGCATCGGACAATGACCTCAGAGATATCAATGTGCGACACTACCGGGGTCACATCGCAGTCGTTGGCCAGGAACCTGTTCTTTTTGCTGGATCTATTAAGGAGAATATACG tatgagCAATCCTACCTGCACGGACGAAGAAATCGTTATAGCATCAAAGCAAGCATACTGTCATGGCTTCATCAGACATTTACCTAAT GGATATGATACCATGATTGGAGAAAGAGGCGCTCAACTATCTGGTGGACAGAAACAGCGAATCGCAATAGCTAGAGCGTTGGTCCGGAAACCGAAAATTCTCATCCTCGACGAGGCCACTTCAGCTCTTGACTCGCAGAGTGAGGCAAAGGTTCAGAGAGCTTTAGATGCAGCTGCGTATGGAAGAACCACCATCATGGTCAGCCACAG ATTAGCAACGGTGCTAAATGCGAATCGGATCGTTTTCATTGAAAAGGGTGAAGTAGTAGAAGAAGGTACTCATGAAGAACTTTTAAGTCTAAGAGGTCGATACTATCAATTGGTACTGGAGAACGAGCCAAGCATCGCACCTGATGGAAACACGGGTGCCCCAAAAA ATGCCAAAATGAGAAGATCGAAACTTCAAAAGATGGTTTCCCTCGATTCGATGAAGAGTAATTCAATGGAGGAAGAGGATTCAGGTTCTGAGGACAGCGTAGTTCTCGACGAAAAGGAGGAAAAAGAATTCGAGCCGACAACATGGCAAATCTTGAAATTATGTGAACCGGAAAAACATCTTATGGCCATAGGAATTATAGCGGCTATTGCTGTGGGATCTTCATTTCCGTGTTTTGCTATCCTCTTCGGTGAAACATATGGT TTATTAGAAAGTAAGGATGAAGACTATGTTCGTGGTGGTACCAACATCATTGCCATACTTTTCTTACTAGTAGGAGTGTACACTGGCATCGGTATTTTCTTCCAAATCTTTGTTTTCAACATCACAGGCGTGAGGCTCACGGCTAGACTGAG ggTAGCTGCATTTCGAGCGATGCTGCAACAGGAGATTGGTTGGTTCGACAACCCTCTGAACGGCGTCGGAGCGCTCTGTGCGAGGCTCGCCTCTGACGCTGCAGCAGTACAAGGT GCCACTGGTACCCGAATTGGTGCGCTCATGCAAGCATCAGCCACCATCCTCATCGGTATTATGGTGTCCATGTACTACACATGGCGCATGACGCTAGTGTCCTTGATATCAGTGCCGATGGTCATAATTGCGGTCGTGTTGGAAGGCCGAGTGCTAGCCGAGGGCATCGCAACAATACGAGAAGCATCAAACAAAGCGACGACGATAGCTACGGAGGCTATCACCAATATTAGGACAGTGTCTGCgtttt GCGGCGAGGAGGGCGCGCTGGCGCGGTAccgcgcggcgggcggcggcgcgcggcgggcggcgcgcagCAGCCTGCGCTGGCGCGGCGCCGTGTTCGCCTTCGGGCAGACGGCGCCCGTGGCGGGCTACGCGCTGTCGCTGTGGTACGGCGGCGTGCTGGTGGCCGACCAGCAGGTGCCCTACAAGGACGTCATCAA AGTGTCAGAAGCGCTGATATTCGGCGCGTGGATGATGGGGCAGGCGCTGGCGTTCGCGCCGAACTTCGGCGCCGCCGTGCTGGCGGCCGGGCGCGTCATGACGCTGCTCGCGCGCCGCCCGCTCGTCGAGAGCACGCACGCGCCCTCCGTGCCCGACGCCTAC GTAGCAGATGGCAAAATCCATTACAAGAACATAAATTTCCGCTACCCGACGCGGCGCGAGGTGCAAGTCCTGCGCGGCCTCTCCCTGCTCATTCCGTGTGGGAAGCGCGTGGCGCTCGTCGGGCCCAGCGGCTGCGGGAAGTCTACCCTCATACAGCTCCTGCAAAGATTATACGACCCGGACGACGGTCATGTG TATTTAGACGACCACAGTATCGTCGGCGACATGCGGCTGACGACCCTCCGTCGCAACCTCAGCATCGTGTCGCAGGAGCCGGTGCTGTTCGACCGCACCATCGCCGAGAACATCGCCTACGGAGACAACACCAGGAACGTTCCGATTGAGGAGATCGTCATCGCCGCGAAGGCCGCCAACGTGCACTCGTTCATCGCCGCCTTGCCCGAT GGCTACTCGACGCGCATCGGGCAGCGCGCGTCGCAGCTGTCGGGCGGGCAGAAGCAGCGCATCGCCATCGCGCGCGCGCTCGTGCGCGACCCGCGCGTGCTGCTGCTGGACGAGGCCACCTCCGCGCTCGACACGCACAGCGAGCGG GTGGTCCAAGAAGCCTTGGACAGAGCGAGTGAAGGCAGGACATGCCTCATTATCGCCCATCGCCTCGCGACCATACAGAACGCAGACGTCATCTGCGTCATAGACCAGGGTGTGGTCGCGGAAATGGGCACCCACAAGGAACTTATCGCTCTGAAGAAAATATATGCAAGATTATACGAGTTACAATGCGGCTTCGTTGAGGAGAGTGAGGAAAATTTGGAAAACGAAGAAAATGCTTAA
- the LOC125072494 gene encoding multidrug resistance protein homolog 49-like isoform X1, producing MKRNESSRSVTSRYSGRRGSQRPALTLSFRQNSLTISSLAQQSAFLTERALKEEGADPNSQTDAVSWFSLFRFAKPWEFVLLFLGVIFASLNGLFVPVGVIIYGEFTSLLIDRTVMNGTSTPTLTIAWFGGGRILTNASREENRQALIEDSQAFGIGCTVFSVLQFLVGVISVDLFNYAALKQIDRVKEKFLQAVLRQDITWYDLNTSMNFATKVSDDVEKYREGIGEKIPMLIYLVMSFVTAVIISCVYGWELTLVILSCAPIIIATTAIVAKVQSSLTSQELKAYSVAGVIAEEVLSSIRTVVAFGGEEKEIDRYQKRLDPAKKTGVKKGVYSGIGSGFMWLIIYATYALAFWYGVGLILDSRHEEEPVYTPAVLMIIFFSVLQGAQNVGLTAPHLEAIASARASAGAIFAVLDRKPTIDSLSTEGSKPVLEGDMELKNVYFRYPARPDVQVLNGLSLKINRNETVALVGASGSGKSTVLQLLQRMYDPDLGSVTASDNDLRDINVRHYRGHIAVVGQEPVLFAGSIKENIRMSNPTCTDEEIVIASKQAYCHGFIRHLPNGYDTMIGERGAQLSGGQKQRIAIARALVRKPKILILDEATSALDSQSEAKVQRALDAAAYGRTTIMVSHRLATVLNANRIVFIEKGEVVEEGTHEELLSLRGRYYQLVLENEPSIAPDGNTGAPKTNFDPTTDAKMRRSKLQKMVSLDSMKSNSMEEEDSGSEDSVVLDEKEEKEFEPTTWQILKLCEPEKHLMAIGIIAAIAVGSSFPCFAILFGETYGLLESKDEDYVRGGTNIIAILFLLVGVYTGIGIFFQIFVFNITGVRLTARLRVAAFRAMLQQEIGWFDNPLNGVGALCARLASDAAAVQGATGTRIGALMQASATILIGIMVSMYYTWRMTLVSLISVPMVIIAVVLEGRVLAEGIATIREASNKATTIATEAITNIRTVSAFCGEEGALARYRAAGGGARRAARSSLRWRGAVFAFGQTAPVAGYALSLWYGGVLVADQQVPYKDVIKVSEALIFGAWMMGQALAFAPNFGAAVLAAGRVMTLLARRPLVESTHAPSVPDAYVADGKIHYKNINFRYPTRREVQVLRGLSLLIPCGKRVALVGPSGCGKSTLIQLLQRLYDPDDGHVYLDDHSIVGDMRLTTLRRNLSIVSQEPVLFDRTIAENIAYGDNTRNVPIEEIVIAAKAANVHSFIAALPDGYSTRIGQRASQLSGGQKQRIAIARALVRDPRVLLLDEATSALDTHSERVVQEALDRASEGRTCLIIAHRLATIQNADVICVIDQGVVAEMGTHKELIALKKIYARLYELQCGFVEESEENLENEENA from the exons ATGAAACGCAATGAGTCGTCTAGAAGCGTCACGTCAAGGTACTCGGGTCGCCGAGGCTCGCAGCGGCCGGCGCTGACCCTCAGCTTCCGCCAGAATTCGCTTACCATCAGCTCGCTTGCTCAACAGTCTGCATTTCTAACAGAAAGAGCGCTTAAGGAAGAAGG agcgGATCCTAATAGTCAAACAGACGCAGTTTCTTGGTTTAGTCta TTTAGATTTGCTAAGCCATGGGAGTTCGTTCTGCTATTCCTGGGTGTGATATTCGCCTCGCTGAACGGTCTCTTCGTGCCCGTCGGCGTCATCATCTACGGCGAATTCACATCGCTGCTTATAGACCGGACCGTTATGAATGGAACTTCAACGCCAACGCTCACTATTGCGTGGTTTGGCGGGGGCAGGATACT TACAAACGCAAGCCGAGAAGAGAATCGTCAAGCCCTGATCGAAGACTCGCAGGCGTTTGGCATCGGTTGCACGGTGTTCTCCGTGCTGCAGTTCCTTGTGGGGGTCATCAGTGTCGATCTTTTTAATTATGCCGCACTTAAAcag ATCGACAgagtaaaagaaaaatttttacAAGCCGTACTGCGTCAGGATATCACGTGGTATGACCTGAACACTTCGATGAATTTCGCAACTAAAGTTTCAGA TGACGTGGAAAAATATCGCGAAGGGATCGGTGAGAAGATACCGATGCTGATCTATCTCGTGATGTCGTTTGTTACCGCGGTCATCATATCGTGCGTCTACGGCTGGGAGCTGACGCTCGTCATTCTCTCCTGTGCGCCGATCATTATCGCCACTACGGCTATCGTGGCTAAG GTTCAATCGTCGTTGACGTCACAAGAACTGAAGGCGTACAGCGTCGCCGGCGTCATCGCGGAGGAAGTTCTCTCTTCCATCCGAACCGTGGTCGCCTTTGGGGGGGAAGAAAAAGAGATTGATAG ATATCAAAAACGTCTCGATCCAGCTAAGAAAACCGGTGTAAAAAAGGGGGTGTATTCGGGTATAGGTAGTGGTTTTATGTGGCTTATTATCTACGCTACATACGCGTTGGCCTTTTGGTACGGTGTGGGTTTGATCTTGGATAGCCGGCACGAAGAAGAACCGGTGTACACTCCAGCTGTTCTGATGATT ATCTTCTTCAGCGTCCTCCAAGGCGCGCAGAACGTGGGGCTGACGGCGCCGCACCTCGAGGCCATCGCGAGCGCGCGCGCGTCGGCCGGCGCGATCTTCGCCGTGCTCGATCGGAAGCCCACTATAGACAGCTTGTCGACTGAAGGCAGTAAACCTGTACTGGAGGGTGATATGGAGCTCAAGAACGTGTATTTTAGATATCCAGCTCGACCTGACGTTCAG gtcTTAAACGGACTCAGTCTGAAGATAAATCGTAACGAGACGGTAGCACTTGTCGGTGCGAGTGGCAGCGGCAAGTCCACAGTACTGCAGCTCTTGCAAAGGATGTATGATCCAGACTTGGGATCCGTGACCGCATCGGACAATGACCTCAGAGATATCAATGTGCGACACTACCGGGGTCACATCGCAGTCGTTGGCCAGGAACCTGTTCTTTTTGCTGGATCTATTAAGGAGAATATACG tatgagCAATCCTACCTGCACGGACGAAGAAATCGTTATAGCATCAAAGCAAGCATACTGTCATGGCTTCATCAGACATTTACCTAAT GGATATGATACCATGATTGGAGAAAGAGGCGCTCAACTATCTGGTGGACAGAAACAGCGAATCGCAATAGCTAGAGCGTTGGTCCGGAAACCGAAAATTCTCATCCTCGACGAGGCCACTTCAGCTCTTGACTCGCAGAGTGAGGCAAAGGTTCAGAGAGCTTTAGATGCAGCTGCGTATGGAAGAACCACCATCATGGTCAGCCACAG ATTAGCAACGGTGCTAAATGCGAATCGGATCGTTTTCATTGAAAAGGGTGAAGTAGTAGAAGAAGGTACTCATGAAGAACTTTTAAGTCTAAGAGGTCGATACTATCAATTGGTACTGGAGAACGAGCCAAGCATCGCACCTGATGGAAACACGGGTGCCCCAAAAA CTAACTTTGATCCAACCACAGATGCCAAAATGAGAAGATCGAAACTTCAAAAGATGGTTTCCCTCGATTCGATGAAGAGTAATTCAATGGAGGAAGAGGATTCAGGTTCTGAGGACAGCGTAGTTCTCGACGAAAAGGAGGAAAAAGAATTCGAGCCGACAACATGGCAAATCTTGAAATTATGTGAACCGGAAAAACATCTTATGGCCATAGGAATTATAGCGGCTATTGCTGTGGGATCTTCATTTCCGTGTTTTGCTATCCTCTTCGGTGAAACATATGGT TTATTAGAAAGTAAGGATGAAGACTATGTTCGTGGTGGTACCAACATCATTGCCATACTTTTCTTACTAGTAGGAGTGTACACTGGCATCGGTATTTTCTTCCAAATCTTTGTTTTCAACATCACAGGCGTGAGGCTCACGGCTAGACTGAG ggTAGCTGCATTTCGAGCGATGCTGCAACAGGAGATTGGTTGGTTCGACAACCCTCTGAACGGCGTCGGAGCGCTCTGTGCGAGGCTCGCCTCTGACGCTGCAGCAGTACAAGGT GCCACTGGTACCCGAATTGGTGCGCTCATGCAAGCATCAGCCACCATCCTCATCGGTATTATGGTGTCCATGTACTACACATGGCGCATGACGCTAGTGTCCTTGATATCAGTGCCGATGGTCATAATTGCGGTCGTGTTGGAAGGCCGAGTGCTAGCCGAGGGCATCGCAACAATACGAGAAGCATCAAACAAAGCGACGACGATAGCTACGGAGGCTATCACCAATATTAGGACAGTGTCTGCgtttt GCGGCGAGGAGGGCGCGCTGGCGCGGTAccgcgcggcgggcggcggcgcgcggcgggcggcgcgcagCAGCCTGCGCTGGCGCGGCGCCGTGTTCGCCTTCGGGCAGACGGCGCCCGTGGCGGGCTACGCGCTGTCGCTGTGGTACGGCGGCGTGCTGGTGGCCGACCAGCAGGTGCCCTACAAGGACGTCATCAA AGTGTCAGAAGCGCTGATATTCGGCGCGTGGATGATGGGGCAGGCGCTGGCGTTCGCGCCGAACTTCGGCGCCGCCGTGCTGGCGGCCGGGCGCGTCATGACGCTGCTCGCGCGCCGCCCGCTCGTCGAGAGCACGCACGCGCCCTCCGTGCCCGACGCCTAC GTAGCAGATGGCAAAATCCATTACAAGAACATAAATTTCCGCTACCCGACGCGGCGCGAGGTGCAAGTCCTGCGCGGCCTCTCCCTGCTCATTCCGTGTGGGAAGCGCGTGGCGCTCGTCGGGCCCAGCGGCTGCGGGAAGTCTACCCTCATACAGCTCCTGCAAAGATTATACGACCCGGACGACGGTCATGTG TATTTAGACGACCACAGTATCGTCGGCGACATGCGGCTGACGACCCTCCGTCGCAACCTCAGCATCGTGTCGCAGGAGCCGGTGCTGTTCGACCGCACCATCGCCGAGAACATCGCCTACGGAGACAACACCAGGAACGTTCCGATTGAGGAGATCGTCATCGCCGCGAAGGCCGCCAACGTGCACTCGTTCATCGCCGCCTTGCCCGAT GGCTACTCGACGCGCATCGGGCAGCGCGCGTCGCAGCTGTCGGGCGGGCAGAAGCAGCGCATCGCCATCGCGCGCGCGCTCGTGCGCGACCCGCGCGTGCTGCTGCTGGACGAGGCCACCTCCGCGCTCGACACGCACAGCGAGCGG GTGGTCCAAGAAGCCTTGGACAGAGCGAGTGAAGGCAGGACATGCCTCATTATCGCCCATCGCCTCGCGACCATACAGAACGCAGACGTCATCTGCGTCATAGACCAGGGTGTGGTCGCGGAAATGGGCACCCACAAGGAACTTATCGCTCTGAAGAAAATATATGCAAGATTATACGAGTTACAATGCGGCTTCGTTGAGGAGAGTGAGGAAAATTTGGAAAACGAAGAAAATGCTTAA
- the LOC125072464 gene encoding probable pyruvate dehydrogenase E1 component subunit alpha, mitochondrial, whose protein sequence is MSKLIPSAAKLLSGTSITKAAGPVATTSNVKYSTKSEATFEIKPYKLHKLDKGPAQSATLTAEDALKLYEKLAALRRIETASGNLYKEKIIRGFCHLYSGQEAVAVGMRAAMRDVDSVITAYRCHGWTHLMGVSLVGVLSELTGRRTGCSRGKGGSMHLYGRNFYGGNGIVGAQVPLGAGLAFAHKYRGDGGVAFALYGDGAANQGQLFEAYNMAKLWDLPCVFVCENNGYGMGTSVDRASASSDYYSRGDYIPGIWVDGMDVIATREATRFAIDYCTSGKGPLVMEMETYRYSGHSMSDPGTSYRTRDEVQEVRQTRDPITSFKEKILSNELVTPDQLKEIDTQVRKEVDEATKLSKSEPEVGVEELSGDIYYSNLEPHIRGVTPAAPLRHLDVVARN, encoded by the exons atgaGCAAGCTCATCCCTTCTGCCGCTAAGCTCCTTAGCGGAACTTCGATCACG AAAGCGGCCGGCCCAGTTGCAACCACTTCGAACGTAAAATATAGTACTAAATCTGAAGCTACATTCGAAATTAAA cctTATAAACTCCACAAATTGGATAAAGGTCCTGCTCAATCAGCCACACTCACAGCTGAAGATGCACTCAAATTATATGAGAAACTGGCAGCACTCAGGAGAATTGAAACAGCATCAGGAAATTTATACAAGGAAAAGATTATTCGTGGTTTCTGCCATTTGTATTCAg GTCAGGAAGCTGTGGCGGTCGGTATGCGTGCAGCAATGCGTGACGTCGATTCTGTTATCACTGCCTATCGTTGTCACGGATGGACTCATTTGATGGGCGTCAGTCTGGTCGGTGTTCTGTCCGAATTAACCGGACGAAGAACCGGATGTTCACGAGGCAAGGGTGGTTCTATGCATTTGTATGGGCGAAACTTCTACGGAGGCAATGGTATCGTTGGAGCTCAG GTGCCGCTGGGCGCGGGGCTGGCGTTCGCGCACAAGTACCGCGGCGACGGCGGGGTGGCCTTCGCGCTGTACGGCGACGGCGCCGCCAACCAGGGGCAGCTGTTCGAGGCCTACAACATGGCCAAGCTGTGGGACCTGCCGTGCGTGTTCGTGTGCGAGAACAACGGCTACG gTATGGGCACAAGCGTGGACCGGGCGTCCGCCAGTTCCGACTACTACAGCCGAGGAGACTACATCCCCGGCATCTGGGTGGACGGCATGGACGTCATCGCCACCCGGGAGGCGACGCGGTTCGCCATCGATTATTGCACTAGCGGGAAAG GGCCGCTGGTGATGGAGATGGAGACGTACCGCTACTCGGGGCACTCCATGTCGGACCCCGGCACGTCGTACCGCACGCGCGACGAGGTGCAGGAGGTGCGCCAGACCCGCGACCCCATCACCTCCTTCAAGGAGAAGATCCTCTCCAACGAGCTCGTTACTCCGGACCAGCTCAAG GAAATCGATACGCAAGTCCGTAAAGAAGTCGACGAAGCGACGAAACTGTCGAAGTCGGAGCCGGAGGTGGGCGTGGAGGAGCTGTCCGGCGACATCTACTACAGCAACCTGGAGCCGCACATCCGCGGCGTCACGCCGGCCGCGCCGCTGCGCCACCTCGACGTCGTGGCGCGCAACTGA
- the LOC125072465 gene encoding AN1-type zinc finger protein 2A-like, whose amino-acid sequence MEFPHIGKNCSYKSCNKLDFLPMKCDACKDVYCSDHFTYIKHECPSPNGRDVQVPQCPLCGAPVPGKRGEPPDVAVGAHIDNQCTSDPARERRNKVFTNRCSYKGCKTKEMVPLVCSECALNYCLRHRHAADHSCEGKLAAKRRQAANAAMARLKAKEINLTNGTAVSTPVTAFSEVQGNMSEDEALARALALSMQEQNSAVRDNNFARALARQRVGGEQNSRCSVS is encoded by the exons ATGGAGTTTCCTCATATTGGAAAGAATTGTTCATATAAATCTTGTAATAAATTGG actTTCTGCCAATGAAATGTGATGCTTGCAAGGATGTATATTG CTCTGACCACTTCACATACATTAAGCATGAGTGCCCATCACCTAATGGAAGAGATGTGCAAGTCCCACAGTGTCCACTCTGTGGTGCACCGGTGCCTGGGAAGAGAGGAGAACCCCCTGATGTTGCAGTGGGTGCACACATAGACAATCAATGTACATCAGATCCTGCAAGGGAGAGAAGAAATAAG GTATTCACAAATAGATGCTCCTACAAAGGATGCAAAACGAAAGAGATGGTGCCCTTAGTTTGTAGTGAATGTGCACTTAATTATTGTCTTCGTCACCGACATGCCGCTGATCACTCCTGCGAAGGGAAATTAGCAGCTAAGAGAAGACAAGCCgc tAATGCAGCGATGGCACGTTTAAAAgcgaaagaaattaatttaacaaacggAACAGCTGTCTCCACTCCTGTAACTGCATTCTCAGAAGTACAAGGAAATATG TCGGAGGACGAGGCGCTGGCTCGTGCGCTGGCGCTGTCGATGCAGGAGCAGAACTCCGCCGTGCGCGACAACAACTTCGCGCGCGCACTCGCCCGACAGCGCGTCGGGGGGGAGCAGAACTCACGCTGCTCCGTGTCCTAG